From the Gemmatimonadota bacterium genome, the window GCGTACAGGTTGTTCTCGCAGACGAAGAGGACGGGCAGGTCGTAGATGGCGGCGAGATTCAGGCCCTCGTGAAAGGCGCCGTTCCCCACGGCGCCGTCGCCGAAGAAGGCCACGCCGACGCTGCCGTTGCCCAGCAGCCTGGCGCTGTAGCCGGCCCCCGCGGCCTGCAGGATGCAGGGACCCACGATCCCGCTCGTGCCCATGAGACCGATCTCCGGAGCGAAGAGGTGCATGCTGCCGCCCCGGCCGTGGGAGATGCCGGACTCCCGGCCGTAAAGTTCGGCGATGAGCGCGGCTGGCGACACCCCCTTGGCCAGCGCGTGGCCGTGGCCCCGGTGCGTGCTGAAGACCGCGTCGTCATCGGTCAATCCGGCGCAGACACCGGCGGCTACGGCCTCCTCGCCGACGTACGTGTGGCAAGCGCCGTGGATCAGCCCGGCCATGAAGGACCTCGCCAGCCGTTCTTCCACCGTCCGGATCGTGAACATGGTCCGGTACAGCCATCGGTGGCGTTCGAATCGATCCCCGCTGTCGGCAGACATGGCCCTCTCCGGCTAAAAAACTTGCCCGTTGCACAGGCGTCTTTACATTGGGTCGTGAACATTCCATAATACAGACAGATCTTCACCAGTGGCAAGGGCGATTTTGCCCTTCCAGGCGGATCCAAAAGAGAGGAATCGGCCATGTCCGAGGCACAGCCGGAAACCCATCGCGGACTGACCGTCGAAGAGGTCGGCGCGTTCCATGACCAGGGGTTCCTGGTGGCCGGCAAGTTGCTGGACGACGACCACGTGGAAGCGCTCCGGACGGAGTACGACCGCGTATTCGAAACGGCGCGCGAAAGCGGCCGTTACCGCAACCTCTCTATCGATGACACGGAAGACGAGTCGCGTAAGCTCAAAGCCCGGACGCAGATGCTGCAGATCATGCAGATGTGCGAACGCAGTATCGAGTTCAGGAAACTGCTCTACCACGGGCCCATCCTGGACGTCGTCGAGTCCCTGCTGGGACCGAACATCCAGCTTTTCCACGACCAGGCCCTGTACAAGCCGCCCCGGCAGGGCGGTCCCGTTTTCTGGCACCAGGACAACGGCTACTGGCAGTGCACACCCGCCAACCTGGTGAGCTGCTGGCTAACCCTGGACGACGTGGACGTGTCGAACGGGGCCATGCACCTGATCCCCGGGTCGCACCGGCTCCTGGTCTCCCATGAACGGTCGGCCGAGACCGGTGCCCTCCTCGACCTGGGAGACCAGGCCGAATCGGAAAGGGCGACGGTGGTCGACCTGCCAGCGGGCGGCGCCATGTTCCACCACTGCCAGACCATGCACCACACCCCGGCAAACGTCACCGACCGGCCGCGCCGGGCCTTCGCCATCCACTACATGACACCCGGCACGAAGCGCATGCGGGACGGGGCTTACATCGATGTCTCCTTCGCCCACCCCATGCTGCGGATGCGGGTGTAGGGAGCTTGTATGACTGAAACCCACCGGTGGGAACCCCTCGGATCGGACGTGGAGTCCATCCTGGCCGCCGAAAGCGATCCGCTCCTGGCCCTGTCGGAGGGCCGGATTCCCGCGATCATATGCCGGCAGGCCTATTCGCCCGCCCATTGCCAGGCCCTGATCGAGCGGTTTATCGAACGCGGGCTGATGCGGGATCCAGCCGATCCGGAGGCCGCGGCAAAGGACAGCCGCCTGCGTATCGATATCGGCACGAGCCTGGCGAACAAGGGTTCGGACAAGGAGGCTTTTCTGATGCACGCGGTCGGAACGCGCGTCCTGTACGAGACCCTGTTCAACGGGTATGAGGATCCCGTGAAGCTATTGTACGGGGTGCTGGACACGCTCGCGGGAGAGCAGCGCGTCATGACCGCCCGGGAGCCGGACGGCCGCAAGTACGGCCCGGCCATCTTCCGCATCCACTACGGGGGGCATACCTACAAGCCCCATATCGACCACGTCACGCTCCGGGAAAGGCGGTTCGACTACGACGTGACCCGTTTCGGACACCAGTTCGCCGGAGTCCTGTGCTTCCAGAACGCTTTGCACGAAGGACGCAGCACCCAGGCCATTCTGCACCAGTGCATGTGGACCCCAGAAGTACAGGAGTCCATCGCCACCGATTCCTTCCCCGAATACGCCCGGCGCAACGGCGTAAGCAGCTACACCGTCGACCTGGAGCAGGGCGATCTCTACTTCTTCAACACCCGCCTCATACACGAGGTCCCCGCCGTGGAAGGCGACCAGCCGCGCATCGTCCTGGCCACCTTCATCGGTTATTCCCCCGACGATCCGGAAGTCTACGTCTGGTCGTGATGGGGTGGGGCGGTCTATCAGCTGTACAACTGTACAATAATCAAGTTCCTCATGTCACGTCCAGTACCGCCTGGAGATTCTTCGACGCGATCATCATCAATGTTCGAGCAATGTCGGTTTGGACGTGCCGGGGCGTTTTTACATTGCACAAATTTGCGGAATCAGTAAATTGGTAGGACAATCGAATACAGCCGCAGGTGGCGGTAAGCTCATACGCTGAAAAGGGAAGATGGTGCGAATCCATCACGGTCCCGCCACTGTGTTCGGGGACGAAACTCAAACTCGTCACTGCCGGTCAGGCCAAGTCCATGGACCGGCGGGAAGACTTGAGGAGTAGGACGATCCGTCAGTCAGGAGACCTGCCTGCGCGCTGTGCGAACGCTTCTCCGTGAGCAGAGAGGCCGAGCCCGGATGCGCATGCCTGCCGTCCCGACCCAGCCCTTCCCTTGCGGAGCGGCTGGTTTTTTTTTGACCCGATGGGGACAGGGGCAGCATGGAAACCGCCATCCGCGTAGAAAAACTCTCCTGCGGTTATGATCGTCGCCCAGTGCTGGAGGACCTGTCGTTCGACCTGCGCCAGGGCGAGATGCTGGGGGTGATCGGGCCGAACGGATCGGGAAAGAGCACGTTGATACGTGCGCTTACGCGGATTCTGCCACTGAGCCGGGGACGCATAGCGCTCTACGGGATGCCGCTTCAGGACTACACGGTCCGTGAGATCGCGCGCGAGGTCGCCGTCATTCCCCAGCAGACACCGGTTACCTTCGCCTTCTCCTCGCTGGACGTCGTCATGATGGGCAGGACGCCCCATCTTCGGCGCTTCCGACGAGAAGGTCCGGAAGACCGGGAAATCGCCCTCGAAGCCATGCGGCGGACCGACTGCCTCGCCTTCCGGGACCGCCCCATACACGAACTGTCCGGCGGCGAAAGGCAGCGGGTCATCATCGCCCGGGCGCTGGCGCAGCAGCCATCGATCCTTCTCCTGGACGAACCGACCTCTTTCCTGGACCTGAACCACCAGGTCGAGATATTCGATCTGCTTCGCCACGTGTGCGCCCGCGACGGGCTCGCCGTGCTGTGCGTGTCCCACGACCTCAATCTCTCGTCAGAGTACTGCCACAGGCTGATGATGCTGAAAGAGGGACGTATCTACACCGACGGGACGCCCGAAGATATCCTGACCCGGGGACACATCAAGGCGGTCTTCGAGACCGAAGTGACCGTTATAAAAAGCCCCTATTCGGGTTCGCCGCAGATCATACTGAAACCGGGAGACTGACTGGCTTGACGATGAAACGCCCCCTCATACTGGTCTTAACGGCCGTAATCCTCTTCTTCGCCTGTGTCTTCTCCATGGGGGTAGGCGCCGTGTATATCCCGGCCGGCACCGTGCTGCAGGTGCTGGCGGATCACCTGTGGCCGGGCGGCGCATTGGAGCCGGTGCGGAACGCGACCGACACGATCGTCTGGGAGATCCGCCTTCCGAGAACCCTCCTGGCGGTGCTCGTAGGGGCCGCCCTGGCCAGTTCGGGCGGGGTGATGCAGGGTTTCTTCCAGAATCCCATGGCCGATCCCTATATCATGGGCATATCGGCCGGCGCCGCGCTGGGCGCCACGGTCGCGGTCACCCTGGATTTGCAATTCTGGATGCTCGGGCTCAACGCGGTATCCATCGCGGCGTTCCTCTGCGGCCTGGCCGTGACCATGGTGGTGTACGCCTTTTCCCGCCGGGGAGGCCGCGTGGCGTCCACCACCCTGCTTCTGACGGGCATCGCCATCGGCGCCATGGCAACTTCCTTCACGTCCTACATGCTCGTGATGGGCGGCGAGAACCAGCGGCAGTTGCTCTTCTGGCTCATGGGCAGCCTGTCCGCCCGGAGGTGGGACCACGTCTGGATGCTCCTGCCCTACGCGGCGGTGGGTCTGACCGTCGTGCTCGTGTACGCGCGGGAACTGAACGTGCTGCTGCTGGGCGATGAGCAGGCGTCCCAGCTGGGCGTGCACGTCGAACGGGTCAAGCTGATCCTGCTGACAGCTGCCGCCTGCCTCGCCGCAGCCGCGGTTTCGGTGAGCGGCATCATCGGTTTCGTCGGCCTGTTGGCGCCGCACATGGTCCGGCTGATCGTGGGGCCCGATTACCGCATCCTGACACCCATGGCCGCGCTGGCCGGCGCCCTGCTGCTGGTGCTGGCCGACCTGGTCGCCCGAACGGCCATGGCTCCGGCCGAAATGCCCATCGGAATACTCACCACGCTGCTCGGCGCTCCATTTTTTCTGTACCTGCTGCACCGGCAACGCCGGATCTGAATCGGCAACGCCGGGTTTGAACCAAGGAGATCGCATGCCCAGGCTTACAAAGATCTATACCCGCAAAGGCGACGACGGGACGACCGCCCTCGGAAGCCGGCAGCGCGTACCCAAGGAATCACCCAGGGTGGCGAGCTACGGCACCGTGGACGAGCTCAACTCCGTCATCGGTATCGCACTGGCGCACGGACTGGCCCCCCGACTGGCCGACACGCTTCCGGTCATCCAGAACGAGCTGTTTCACCTGGGATCGGACCTGTGCTTCACCGAGGAGGACAAGGTGAAGTACCAGATCCCGCTGATCGAAGCCCGGCACGTGGAGAAACTCGAAGCGATTATCGACGAACTGAATCCCATCGTCGGACGGCTCGAGAACTTCATCCTTCCCGGCGGGTGCCCTGGCGCCGCGTACCTCCACCTGGCGCGGACCGTCTGCCGGCGCGCGGAACGGGAAGTGGCCGCCCTGTCCCGCGACGAGGCGATCGGGGCCTTCGTGCTGGCCTACCTGAACCGCCTCTCCGATTTGCTCTTCGTCATGTCGCGATATGAAAACAAGGAACGGGGCGTCGACGAACCGCTTTGGGACAGCAGGCTGTAGGATGGAAGAAACACTCGACCGCCACGAGCACTACCTGCTTAAGAAAGACGGAAGGTTCCTCATCGCCGAACTGCGCACCCCCCACCAGGTGCTGAGTACCTCGGCCTGCAGCGGCGGAATGACCGACCGCGTCCGTTTTCTCGTCAACCACCAGAGCGTCGAGGGCCAGGGCCACCTGGATCGTTTCGAATGGATGATGGAAATCGGCGAGACGGGATACCATCACCACGTGTGCAAGGAACTCGGACTCGAGCCGGAAGCCGTCGCGATGATGGGCACGGCCGCGAACATGAACTACGCCGCCCGGATCGTGGAGACCTTCGCGGAACTGCGCGTATGCGCCGTCGTGACCGCCGGAGTCGAGGGTAACGCCGGCTGCGCGGGCGATCCCGCGGACTGGCATGAAGCGGAATCCGGGCAGATGGAGAGACATCCCCACGAGAGACATCCCCACGACGGTACGATCAATACGATGCTGCTCGTCAACTGGCCGCTTACGCCCGGCGCCATGGCCCGCGCGGTCGTCACCATGACGGAAGGCAAGTCGGCGGCCCTCCAGGACCTGGCCGTTTCAAGCCGGTACTCCCAGGACCTGGCGACAGGAACGGGCACGGACCAGTACTGTATCGCTGCGCCCCTGGACGGGGCGAAACGGCCCAAGGCCAGGGCGGGTCACCACGCGAAACTGGGCGAACTGATCGGCACGTCCGTCCGCCGGGCGACCCTTGAGGCGCTTAGGTGGCAGAACGGGCTGGAAGCGTCCAGCACGCGCAGCCTTTATCACGCGTTGAAACGATACGGGTTCAGTGCCGACCTTTTTCCGCCCGCCATGGAAAGCCGCCTGGGCGCGGAAGAATACGCGCTCCTGGACAAGAACATCCGGTCTGTCGTCCACGATCCGGGCGTCTCAGCCGCCGCATACGCCTATGCGGCGGTCTGGGACCGCGTGAGGTACGGGACGCTTTCTACTGAACTGGCCGCCCCACTGCTGAGACAGCAGGCCGCCGTACTGGCCTCCGCTGTCGCGACGAAACCGGAGGCCTGGCCGGCCTGTTTTGAACAGCTTGCCGTCCATGAAGACGCGCTGCTGGATG encodes:
- a CDS encoding phytanoyl-CoA dioxygenase family protein, coding for MSEAQPETHRGLTVEEVGAFHDQGFLVAGKLLDDDHVEALRTEYDRVFETARESGRYRNLSIDDTEDESRKLKARTQMLQIMQMCERSIEFRKLLYHGPILDVVESLLGPNIQLFHDQALYKPPRQGGPVFWHQDNGYWQCTPANLVSCWLTLDDVDVSNGAMHLIPGSHRLLVSHERSAETGALLDLGDQAESERATVVDLPAGGAMFHHCQTMHHTPANVTDRPRRAFAIHYMTPGTKRMRDGAYIDVSFAHPMLRMRV
- a CDS encoding heme ABC transporter ATP-binding protein: METAIRVEKLSCGYDRRPVLEDLSFDLRQGEMLGVIGPNGSGKSTLIRALTRILPLSRGRIALYGMPLQDYTVREIAREVAVIPQQTPVTFAFSSLDVVMMGRTPHLRRFRREGPEDREIALEAMRRTDCLAFRDRPIHELSGGERQRVIIARALAQQPSILLLDEPTSFLDLNHQVEIFDLLRHVCARDGLAVLCVSHDLNLSSEYCHRLMMLKEGRIYTDGTPEDILTRGHIKAVFETEVTVIKSPYSGSPQIILKPGD
- a CDS encoding iron chelate uptake ABC transporter family permease subunit, encoding MKRPLILVLTAVILFFACVFSMGVGAVYIPAGTVLQVLADHLWPGGALEPVRNATDTIVWEIRLPRTLLAVLVGAALASSGGVMQGFFQNPMADPYIMGISAGAALGATVAVTLDLQFWMLGLNAVSIAAFLCGLAVTMVVYAFSRRGGRVASTTLLLTGIAIGAMATSFTSYMLVMGGENQRQLLFWLMGSLSARRWDHVWMLLPYAAVGLTVVLVYARELNVLLLGDEQASQLGVHVERVKLILLTAAACLAAAAVSVSGIIGFVGLLAPHMVRLIVGPDYRILTPMAALAGALLLVLADLVARTAMAPAEMPIGILTTLLGAPFFLYLLHRQRRI
- a CDS encoding cob(I)yrinic acid a,c-diamide adenosyltransferase, producing MPRLTKIYTRKGDDGTTALGSRQRVPKESPRVASYGTVDELNSVIGIALAHGLAPRLADTLPVIQNELFHLGSDLCFTEEDKVKYQIPLIEARHVEKLEAIIDELNPIVGRLENFILPGGCPGAAYLHLARTVCRRAEREVAALSRDEAIGAFVLAYLNRLSDLLFVMSRYENKERGVDEPLWDSRL
- a CDS encoding adenosylcobinamide amidohydrolase yields the protein MKTRNGASTNRFGTAGCRMEETLDRHEHYLLKKDGRFLIAELRTPHQVLSTSACSGGMTDRVRFLVNHQSVEGQGHLDRFEWMMEIGETGYHHHVCKELGLEPEAVAMMGTAANMNYAARIVETFAELRVCAVVTAGVEGNAGCAGDPADWHEAESGQMERHPHERHPHDGTINTMLLVNWPLTPGAMARAVVTMTEGKSAALQDLAVSSRYSQDLATGTGTDQYCIAAPLDGAKRPKARAGHHAKLGELIGTSVRRATLEALRWQNGLEASSTRSLYHALKRYGFSADLFPPAMESRLGAEEYALLDKNIRSVVHDPGVSAAAYAYAAVWDRVRYGTLSTELAAPLLRQQAAVLASAVATKPEAWPACFEQLAVHEDALLDAVYDAIALGWRLKWN